Genomic segment of Nostoc sp. TCL240-02:
CTTGCGAAATGAACTGCAATTGGATGAAATGAAAGCCTGGGGAGATCAAACTTGGCAAAGTCATAAGCTCAACGTTTTGTATCACCGCTTATGCCAATCACCACAAAAGTACTTACCCATAGCCCTCAATGAATTCCTTGCTGCACTCAAAAATCAACGGACTTTTGCCCAACTTTGGGTAGCAACAATGCTTCAGGCTGGTAGAGATGTGGATTCTAGCGAAGTTCAGCGTTGGGGTGAGCAACTAGGCAATTGGTTAAAAGCCTATGAAGAAAAACGCTATGAAGTTGCGGCCCAAATGCTCACAACTCTTTTGAGCAACGCTAGTCTTGAAGGTAAGTGGCGTGCAGTAGCCTTAGATTGGCGTGGTTATATCTACTCGCAATCTAATCAATACTCAAAAGCACTAGAAGATTTTACAGAAGCTATCAAGTTAGCACCTGAAGAAGTTGAGTATTTAACAGTTCGAGGTATGACTTACTGCCAAATGCAGCGCTACCCGGAAGCACTACTAGACTTTAACCGTATTATTCAGCTTAACCCGAATTATCAGTGGGCGATCGCCAATCGGGGTGTCACTTACCGTCTCATGTACCGCTATGATGAAGCACTGCAAGACTTTAACCGTGCTATTGAACTTGATCCTAATGACCAATGGGCACTGGCTCATCGAGGTGTAACTTACTGTTATATGCAGTGTTACCCAGAATCATTAGCAGACTTAGACAGCGCCATTAAACTTGACCACAATTATCAATGGGCGATCGCTAGTAGAGGTGATACTTACCGCTATATGCAACGCTATAATGAAGCCTTGCAAGACTTTAACCGTGCCATTGAACTTGATGCCAATTTCCAATGGGCACCAGCCACGGGATTTAGAGGTTTTATTTACCGCCAAATGCAGCGCTATTCTCAAGCAACGCAAGATTTAGACACCAGCGTTGTCGCAAACCCCAATTACCAATGGGTATTAGCGCGTCGGGGTGATACTTATCGCAAATTGCAGCGCTATAGTGAAGCACTACAAGACTTAAACCGTGCTATTGAACTTGGCCCCAAAGATGACTGGTCATTATTCAAGCGGGGTTCTATTTACTTTACACTCCAGCAATACAATCAAGCTCTCGCTGATTTCAGCCATGCGATCGATTTAAAATCTAATGATGATTGGTATTTATACCAGCGTGCTTTAACCTACCAAGCCCTTAACCAAGCAGATACAGCACGAACTGACCTAGCACTTGCCATCAAGCTTGCTAAACAACATTACGAAAAAAATGCTAAAGATTCGCGTAATGCCTTTAATTTAGCCCTTTACTATTTGGCTGCTCATTACATTCAACCAGCAGAGCAGTTATATCGATATACTTTATCTCAAGGTGCTTCCTTAGAGCGTATCCGTATAGCAATTCAAGACCTAAATGACTTTTTAAATATCTTCCCTAACCATCTGCAAGCGACATCCATACAACAGTTGTTGCAGTCTTCTCTAAACTTAGGTGATGGAATTTTAAAACTAGCTGACAGTAACCCTGCAAGTCCCAAAAGCTTAGGAATTCATTAGAAGGTTAATATCTAAAGTGAAGGTGTTTCAGGCGACTTGAAAAGACACCATAAATCGCCGTCAAGACAAAAGACTGATTAGGGAACTCCCAGAAATAAATTATCCAATCTTGTGGGGTGGGCATCTTGCCCGCCCAGTTCATATGGCGGGCAAGATGCCCACCCCACAATAAATAATTGAATATTTTTTTATTTGTCAGTCCCTTATTGTAGAGACGGCGATTTATCGCGTCTTTAAATAAGTCACTTGTGTGTACACCGTAGCCTACAAGGGGAGGGCTTTAAATCTTACTCCCCAACGCTAGTAGGGAAGGGCCTGGGGGTTAGGTCTATATTAAACTCCACCGATAAGTACTAAGTCGCCAAGGCATTTTTGAGCCTCAGAAGGTCAAAGTTGAGCCTCAAAAGGTCAACATCGAGCCTCAGAATGGTCAACGCCGAGCCTCATAAGGTCAACGTCGAGCCTCAAAAGGTCAACGTTGAGCCTCAAAAGGTCAACGTCGAGCCTCAGAAGGTCAACGCCTAAAAATTATCTCAAAAAACTTAGGGAAATTCCGTAATACATTTTTTATATTTAGTAGTTCTTTTTGTAAACGTTAGCGCCTCAAAATTAAATCTTGTTATGAACACACAAGATAAGCCCAAGAGTCTACAAGATATTGTTAAGCAACGTCAACAATCAAATTTTGTGGGTCGTGAAGACCAAATAAACCGATTTCGCCAAAATTTAGCATTACCTGTAGAAGATAATCGCCGTTGTTTTTTGTTTAACATTTATGGTCAAGGCGGAATTGGTAAAACTACCTTGCTACGCCAGTTTTGTAAAATTGCAGACGAAGCAAAAATGATTTCGGCTTATGTTGATGAAGTTGAAAAAACTATACCAGAAGTCATGGATCGTTTAGCTAAAGAGTTAGAAGAGCAAGGTTATAAACTAACCCAGTTTAGCGATCGCTACAAAGTTTACTGTCAAAAGTGCCAAGAATTAGAAACAGATCCAGATGCTCCTCAAGGTTTTTCCGCTTTTGTCGGGAAAACTATAGTAAAAACTGGTGTGCATCTGGCGCGTCGAGTTCCCGTTGGCGGTGCTGTATTTGATATTGTAGATGAGGATGCTTTGGCTAACCAAGCTGGAGAATGGGCTTCTTATATTGCTAAGAAAATAACCAATAAAGATGAGGTTCAATTAGTTAAAGAACCTAAAGAAGTTCTGACCCCGCTATTTTTGCAAGATATTTCTAAAATTGCTGATAAAACTCCTTTAATCTTGTTTTTCGATACCTCAGAACGCACCGGAGAATTCCTAGATAACTGGCTACGGGAGATTTTTGAGAATCAGCACGGTAAAGTATCTGCCAATATATTAATAATCATCGCCGGTCGGCAAGAATTAGATAAAAATGACTGGGCATCCTACGAGGAATTAATAGTTCGTTTACCTCTAGAACCTTTTACAGAAGAAGAAGCCCGACAATATCTAACCCGCAAAGGCATTACAGACAATCGCATTATTGAAGAGATTGTAAACGTTTCTGGAAACTTACCCCTGCTAATGGAAATGCTAGCAGATGCTCATCCCAATGACCCCAACCAGGTAATTGAGCCTAGCAGCAGTGCTGTAAAAAGCTTTTTAAGATGGATTGACGATCCTAAACGGCGACAAATGGCGCTTGATGCTGCCATTCCTCGGTGTTTGAACCGGGATGTTATAGCCAAGTTAAGATCAGAAGAAGAAGCTGATGAGCTATTTAATTGGCTCAAAGAAACATCTTTTCTCAAAGAACATATCAACGGCTGGGTTTATCATGATGTGGTCAAAACCCAAATGTTATGCCACAAACGCCTTTCATCGCCGCAAGGTTGGGCTGACATACATGGGAAGTTGGCAGAATATTATGACAGCCTACGGAACGATTTGCAATTAGAGGAAGATAACAAACAGCGCGATCCTAGCTGGCAAAGTCACACGTTAAACGTGTTGTACCATAAATTATGTCAGTCACCGCAAAGAAATTTGTTTATAGCTCTTAATGAATTTCTTGCTCTACTCAAAAATCAACCAACTTTTGCCCAGCAATATGCAAAAATAATGCTTCAGGCTGGCAAAGATGGGGATTCTACAGAAGTTAAGTATTGGGGTAAGCAATTAGCAAATTTGTTAAAAGCTTACGAGGAAAAGCGCTATGAAGATGCTGTGTATAAGCACGCTTTAGTCTACTTAGTTCTTAAGCAACCAGACAAAGCAGAAACTTGCCTACAGCCTGCCATTAAGCTTGCCAGAGAGCATTGTCAAAAAGATGCTAAAGACTGGCATAATACCTTTAATTTAGCTCTTTACTGCTTGGCTGCTCAATATACTCAACAAGCAGACTACTTTTATCGCTATGCTTTATTAAAGGGTGCTTCCTCAGAATTTATTAGTGAAGCTATCCAATACCTAAATGACTTTTTAACTGTCTTGCCCAATCATATCCAAGCTACATCCATCCGACAGTTGTTGCAGTCTGGTCTAACTAAGTCATATAATTTTCAACCTACCCCCCAAAAAAACCACGAGTCCCAACAACAAACTCCTAATCAATTCCTTCTCTCATAGTGCAAGTTCATTTGAGTGAACTTGCACTATAAGTCTGGGATTTCTAACTTTTGGCACAGAAACGAGTAAGGGCAATATTCCAGCTAACTTGTATTCGGGAGACTGGCGGCTAAAGCTAATTGCGTATAAATATTAAGCGATGCTTGCGGCGGGCTACGTCTACGCTACTACTACTTTGCCTTTCTCATAACAAATAGTAGGCGATCGCCTTGTTTTTAAGTTGTAGGTCAGCGATCGTAAGATTCCGTTTCAATATCTGGTACTTTAGCTAAAACTGCGTCGTATTTTTCTCGACTGCCTCGCTTTGCTAACTCCCCTAAATAAACTTCAGTTGTGAGTGCAGCGATTTTCTCCGCAACTGCTGTCGCCACAAACTGATCGATAGAAATCCCGTCTTGTTTGGCAAGTTCCTGCAAACTTTTGTACAAAGAGTCAGGAAGCTGGACGCTGAGGTTGCTTATGACAATGCTCCAATAGATTGCAAAAACTCCGCAGGTGTCAATAAAAATGATTACGAGAAATTTTATATTTTAGATGATCGGCCAGGTCAAAATGGGATTTGTCTAAATCCACTCAAATCCCTGTGTGGCTAAAAACTCTTTAGCTGGTTCCAAAATATCTTTGCTCAAAATCAGTTTGACTTTTGGAGAACTAAGATACAAACGAAAACGCTCAATAAAAAGTTGGTTAGCAGGTTCAATCTTCCTAATGGCACTCCAGGGAATCAACAACGGCGTAAGTCCCAAGCTAAATAAGGGGAAAATACTCAGATAAATCCCTTGAGGAGTTATCCCAATATTTAACGTTCCTTTGTAGTGAACCAAACCCACAGAACCGCTT
This window contains:
- a CDS encoding tetratricopeptide repeat protein, which gives rise to MNPQNKPKSLQDILKQRQQSGFVGREDQVNQFRQNLALTPEDERRRFLYNVWGQGGVGKSTLLRQFRKIADEAKIISAYIDEAEKTIPEVMGRLAEELERQGHKLTQFTERYKVYRQKRQELETDPEAPQGFSAFVGKTMVKTGVRLARRVPVGGAVFDFVDEDAFATQAGEWASYVAKKITNKDEVRLVQEPEEVLTPLFLQDIFKIAKEAAVVLFFDTYERTGEFIDNWLREILDGRYGEVSLNILITIAGRQELDKNHWAPYEGLIVRFPLEPFTEEEAQQYLTRKGITDNRIIEVILHLSGNLPLLVGMLADAHPNDPNQVIEPSSSAVERFLKWIDDPKRRQVALDAAIPRCLNRDVIAKLRPEKEADELFTWLKETSFVNERSNGWAYHDVVKTQMLRHKRLSSPQSWADLHSKLADYYDTLRNELQLDEMKAWGDQTWQSHKLNVLYHRLCQSPQKYLPIALNEFLAALKNQRTFAQLWVATMLQAGRDVDSSEVQRWGEQLGNWLKAYEEKRYEVAAQMLTTLLSNASLEGKWRAVALDWRGYIYSQSNQYSKALEDFTEAIKLAPEEVEYLTVRGMTYCQMQRYPEALLDFNRIIQLNPNYQWAIANRGVTYRLMYRYDEALQDFNRAIELDPNDQWALAHRGVTYCYMQCYPESLADLDSAIKLDHNYQWAIASRGDTYRYMQRYNEALQDFNRAIELDANFQWAPATGFRGFIYRQMQRYSQATQDLDTSVVANPNYQWVLARRGDTYRKLQRYSEALQDLNRAIELGPKDDWSLFKRGSIYFTLQQYNQALADFSHAIDLKSNDDWYLYQRALTYQALNQADTARTDLALAIKLAKQHYEKNAKDSRNAFNLALYYLAAHYIQPAEQLYRYTLSQGASLERIRIAIQDLNDFLNIFPNHLQATSIQQLLQSSLNLGDGILKLADSNPASPKSLGIH
- a CDS encoding AAA family ATPase, translated to MNTQDKPKSLQDIVKQRQQSNFVGREDQINRFRQNLALPVEDNRRCFLFNIYGQGGIGKTTLLRQFCKIADEAKMISAYVDEVEKTIPEVMDRLAKELEEQGYKLTQFSDRYKVYCQKCQELETDPDAPQGFSAFVGKTIVKTGVHLARRVPVGGAVFDIVDEDALANQAGEWASYIAKKITNKDEVQLVKEPKEVLTPLFLQDISKIADKTPLILFFDTSERTGEFLDNWLREIFENQHGKVSANILIIIAGRQELDKNDWASYEELIVRLPLEPFTEEEARQYLTRKGITDNRIIEEIVNVSGNLPLLMEMLADAHPNDPNQVIEPSSSAVKSFLRWIDDPKRRQMALDAAIPRCLNRDVIAKLRSEEEADELFNWLKETSFLKEHINGWVYHDVVKTQMLCHKRLSSPQGWADIHGKLAEYYDSLRNDLQLEEDNKQRDPSWQSHTLNVLYHKLCQSPQRNLFIALNEFLALLKNQPTFAQQYAKIMLQAGKDGDSTEVKYWGKQLANLLKAYEEKRYEDAVYKHALVYLVLKQPDKAETCLQPAIKLAREHCQKDAKDWHNTFNLALYCLAAQYTQQADYFYRYALLKGASSEFISEAIQYLNDFLTVLPNHIQATSIRQLLQSGLTKSYNFQPTPQKNHESQQQTPNQFLLS
- a CDS encoding toxin-antitoxin system HicB family antitoxin, translated to MQELAKQDGISIDQFVATAVAEKIAALTTEVYLGELAKRGSREKYDAVLAKVPDIETESYDR